One part of the Nocardioides zeae genome encodes these proteins:
- the gcvT gene encoding glycine cleavage system aminomethyltransferase GcvT: MAVTPAPTDLLRSPLHERHVALGAKLAPFGGWAMPVEYAAGTAAEHTAVRERVGLFDVSHLGKASVRGPGAAAYVDSVLTNSLGRIAPGQAQYTLCCAADGGVVDDLIAYLRADDDVFLVPNAANTAAVVAILRDGAPAGVEVRDEHRDHVVLAVQGPSSDAVLEAVGLPAGHPYMSFRDAALDGGSVVVCRTGYTGERGYEVVAPVALAEPLWDALVAAGEPHGLLPAGLGARDTLRTEMGYPLHGQDIAPTITPVQARLGWAVGWDKPAFAGRDALLAERAAGPQRVLRGLRAVRRGIPRPGMRVLDAEGGELGLVTSGTFSPTLRTGIALALLDRAVAEGDEVVVDVRGRSEAFTVVRPPFVEASAR; encoded by the coding sequence ATGGCCGTCACCCCCGCGCCCACCGACCTCCTCCGCTCCCCGTTGCACGAGCGCCACGTCGCGCTCGGGGCGAAGCTGGCGCCGTTCGGGGGGTGGGCGATGCCGGTGGAGTACGCCGCGGGCACCGCCGCCGAGCACACCGCGGTCCGCGAGCGGGTGGGCCTCTTCGACGTCAGCCACCTCGGCAAGGCGAGCGTGCGGGGGCCGGGGGCGGCGGCGTACGTCGACTCCGTCCTCACCAACAGCCTCGGGCGGATCGCGCCAGGTCAGGCGCAGTACACGCTCTGCTGCGCCGCGGACGGCGGCGTCGTCGACGACCTCATCGCCTACCTCCGCGCCGACGACGACGTGTTCCTCGTGCCCAACGCCGCCAACACGGCCGCGGTGGTCGCGATCCTGCGCGACGGCGCCCCGGCGGGCGTCGAGGTGCGCGACGAGCACCGCGACCACGTCGTGCTCGCCGTCCAGGGGCCGTCCTCCGACGCGGTCCTCGAGGCGGTCGGGCTGCCGGCCGGTCACCCCTACATGTCGTTCCGCGACGCCGCGCTCGACGGCGGGTCCGTCGTCGTGTGCCGCACCGGCTACACGGGGGAGCGCGGCTACGAGGTCGTCGCCCCCGTCGCGCTCGCCGAGCCCCTCTGGGACGCGCTGGTCGCCGCGGGGGAGCCGCACGGCCTGCTGCCCGCGGGCCTCGGGGCGCGCGACACGTTGCGGACGGAGATGGGCTACCCGCTCCACGGCCAGGACATCGCGCCGACCATCACGCCCGTGCAGGCACGGCTGGGTTGGGCGGTCGGCTGGGACAAGCCCGCCTTCGCCGGCCGCGACGCCCTGCTCGCCGAGCGCGCGGCCGGTCCGCAGCGGGTGCTGCGGGGGCTGAGGGCGGTCCGCCGCGGGATCCCGCGGCCCGGGATGCGGGTGCTCGACGCGGAGGGCGGCGAGCTCGGCCTCGTCACCTCGGGGACCTTCTCGCCGACCTTGCGCACCGGGATCGCGCTGGCCCTGCTCGACCGGGCGGTCGCCGAGGGCGACGAGGTCGTCGTCGACGTGCGGGGCCGCTCCGAGGCGTTCACCGTCGTGCGGCCGCCGTTCGTGGAGGCCTCGGCCCGCTGA
- a CDS encoding bifunctional adenosylcobinamide kinase/adenosylcobinamide-phosphate guanylyltransferase: MSVRLLGTGAADGWPQAFCRCASCGAERAAGRVRGQTAALLDGTVLLDCGPSTPEAATRAGVDLAGVRLLLVTHQHSDHLSPAALMHRGWVTAAPLTVAGPPDAIAAARAWLPEDAPVTWLPVAPGERHHLVGYDVRVLAAAHTTGLGAADAAEAVLWDVTTPDGTRVLHATDTGPLPAATVAAAEGAAYDVVLLEETFGDRGDLAGEQHLALATFAEQVRRLREIGAVTDGTDVVAVHLSHHNPPTPELARRLAAVGARVVDDGTELVPGTVTPRPGGRTLVLGGARSGKSVEAERLVAGEPRVAYVATSGRRDGDAEWAERVALHVERRPAHWRTVETLDLVALLAADVPDEALLVDCLTLWLTGVIDRYGAWEPSAPDHAAAWSAVETEVAALLDAWRGTSRRVVAVSNEVGQGIVPATASGRLFRDAMGRLNAAVAAATEDVRWCVAGRVVTL, from the coding sequence GTGAGCGTGCGACTCCTCGGCACCGGTGCCGCCGACGGCTGGCCCCAGGCGTTCTGCCGCTGCGCCTCCTGCGGTGCGGAGCGCGCGGCCGGCCGGGTGCGCGGCCAGACCGCCGCGCTCCTCGACGGCACCGTGCTCCTCGACTGCGGACCCAGCACGCCCGAGGCGGCCACCCGCGCGGGCGTCGACCTCGCCGGCGTCCGCCTCCTGCTCGTGACCCACCAGCACTCCGACCACCTCAGCCCCGCGGCCCTGATGCACCGGGGCTGGGTCACCGCCGCGCCGCTCACGGTCGCCGGTCCGCCCGACGCGATCGCCGCCGCGCGCGCGTGGCTGCCGGAGGACGCCCCGGTGACGTGGCTGCCGGTCGCGCCCGGCGAGCGCCACCACCTGGTGGGCTACGACGTGCGGGTGCTGGCCGCCGCGCACACCACCGGCCTCGGCGCGGCCGACGCCGCCGAGGCCGTCCTCTGGGACGTGACGACCCCCGACGGCACGCGCGTCCTGCACGCCACCGACACCGGTCCCCTGCCCGCGGCGACGGTGGCGGCGGCGGAGGGCGCGGCGTACGACGTCGTGCTCCTCGAGGAGACCTTCGGCGACCGCGGCGACCTCGCCGGGGAGCAGCACCTCGCCCTCGCCACGTTCGCCGAGCAGGTCCGGCGGCTCCGCGAGATCGGGGCCGTCACGGACGGCACGGACGTCGTCGCCGTCCACCTCTCCCACCACAACCCGCCGACACCGGAGCTCGCGCGCCGTCTCGCCGCCGTCGGCGCCCGCGTGGTCGACGACGGCACCGAGCTCGTGCCGGGCACCGTCACGCCGCGCCCCGGCGGCCGCACGCTGGTCCTCGGCGGCGCCCGCTCCGGCAAGTCCGTCGAGGCCGAGCGGCTGGTGGCGGGCGAGCCGCGGGTGGCGTACGTCGCGACCAGCGGCCGCCGCGACGGCGACGCCGAGTGGGCCGAGCGCGTGGCGCTCCACGTGGAGCGCCGCCCGGCGCACTGGCGCACGGTCGAGACCCTCGACCTCGTCGCGCTCCTCGCCGCCGACGTGCCCGACGAGGCGCTGCTCGTCGACTGCCTCACGCTGTGGCTCACGGGCGTCATCGACCGGTACGGCGCGTGGGAGCCCTCCGCCCCCGACCACGCCGCCGCCTGGTCCGCGGTCGAGACCGAGGTGGCCGCGCTGCTCGACGCCTGGCGGGGCACCTCCCGCCGGGTCGTCGCCGTCAGCAACGAGGTCGGCCAGGGCATCGTGCCGGCCACGGCCTCGGGACGCCTGTTCCGCGACGCGATGGGACGCCTCAACGCCGCCGTGGCGGCCGCGACGGAGGACGTGCGCTGGTGCGTCGCCGGCCGGGTGGTGACGCTGTGA
- a CDS encoding sulfotransferase family protein, producing MTDRRPPDFFLLGVPKAGTTALHAALTQHPGLYLSPVKEPKYYLCGDAPPAAYRGPGDAHSQQEWVWRRDDYLALFDGAPEGALRGESTPFYLYHRDARRRIAEDAPAAKLVVVLRDPVDRAYSNWMHLWMDGLEPVPDLVAAAALEEQRIADGWAPFWHYRGLGRYGEQLQDLYRHVPREQVLVLRYREIVDAPTATLARVFAFLGVPSIEVAEIPPDNSRGYVGPGVRNAVLGRVIRAGAWAGQFAPPEHWRRLSAPLVGQLHRGGSADRPRLTPEQRATLLEPLRDDIALLEEVTGESFADWLDPQRAGSTFAGRRGS from the coding sequence ATGACGGATCGCCGCCCGCCTGACTTCTTCCTCCTCGGCGTGCCCAAGGCCGGCACGACCGCGCTGCACGCCGCGCTGACGCAGCACCCGGGCCTCTACCTCAGTCCCGTGAAGGAGCCGAAGTACTACCTCTGCGGCGACGCGCCGCCGGCGGCGTACCGCGGCCCCGGCGACGCCCACAGCCAGCAGGAGTGGGTGTGGCGCCGCGACGACTACCTCGCGCTGTTCGACGGAGCGCCGGAGGGCGCGCTGCGCGGCGAGAGCACGCCGTTCTACCTCTACCACCGCGACGCCCGTCGTCGGATCGCCGAGGACGCGCCCGCCGCGAAGCTCGTCGTGGTGCTCCGCGACCCGGTCGACCGGGCGTACTCCAACTGGATGCACCTGTGGATGGACGGCCTGGAGCCCGTGCCGGACCTCGTCGCCGCGGCCGCGCTCGAGGAGCAGCGCATCGCCGACGGCTGGGCGCCGTTCTGGCACTACCGGGGCCTGGGGCGGTACGGCGAGCAGCTGCAGGACCTCTACCGCCACGTCCCGCGGGAGCAGGTGCTCGTGCTGCGCTACCGCGAGATCGTCGACGCCCCGACCGCGACGCTCGCGCGGGTCTTCGCGTTCCTGGGGGTGCCGTCGATCGAGGTGGCGGAGATCCCGCCGGACAACTCGCGGGGGTACGTCGGGCCCGGTGTGCGCAACGCCGTGCTCGGGCGGGTGATCCGGGCGGGGGCCTGGGCCGGGCAGTTCGCGCCTCCCGAGCACTGGCGTCGGCTGAGCGCGCCCCTCGTCGGCCAGCTGCACCGCGGCGGCAGCGCCGACCGGCCGCGGCTGACGCCGGAGCAGCGCGCGACCCTGCTGGAGCCGCTGCGCGACGACATCGCGCTGCTCGAGGAGGTCACCGGCGAGTCCTTCGCCGACTGGCTCGACCCCCAGCGCGCCGGGAGCACGTTCGCCGGCCGGCGCGGGAGCTGA
- a CDS encoding adenosylcobinamide-GDP ribazoletransferase — protein sequence MTGTGSPFGDGVRLAVGTLSVLRVPPPRRVDRDVAGVAMAVAPGVGLVLALLLAVPAGVLAHLGSAPLLLATVAVAGAAGLTRALHLDGLADVADGLGSGRSGEPALAIMKKSDIGPFGVATLVLALLAQVAAAGTLLGRDPVLGAVAVGLALVAGRVTLPWLCTPSWPAARGDGLGATVAGAVSRSRAAVAVALALGALAVATGVGTAVAAPSDPARWLLALGLGVVAGQGAAYLLVRRCRRRFGGVTGDVYGACVESAVTVTLVVSALALG from the coding sequence GTGACCGGGACCGGCAGCCCGTTCGGCGACGGCGTGCGGCTCGCCGTGGGCACGCTCTCCGTGCTGCGCGTGCCGCCCCCGCGGCGCGTGGACCGCGACGTGGCCGGCGTCGCCATGGCGGTCGCGCCCGGTGTCGGCCTCGTGCTGGCGCTGCTGCTCGCCGTGCCTGCCGGCGTGCTGGCCCACCTCGGCTCCGCGCCGCTCCTGCTCGCGACGGTTGCCGTCGCCGGGGCCGCCGGGCTGACGCGGGCGCTGCACCTCGACGGTCTCGCCGACGTGGCCGACGGCCTCGGGTCGGGTCGCTCCGGCGAACCCGCGCTGGCCATCATGAAGAAGTCGGACATCGGGCCGTTCGGCGTCGCGACCCTCGTGCTCGCGCTGCTGGCCCAGGTCGCCGCGGCCGGCACGCTCCTCGGCCGGGACCCGGTGCTCGGCGCCGTCGCCGTCGGGCTGGCCCTCGTGGCCGGTCGCGTCACCCTGCCCTGGCTCTGCACCCCGTCCTGGCCGGCCGCACGCGGCGACGGCCTGGGAGCGACGGTGGCCGGTGCGGTGTCCCGCTCCCGGGCGGCCGTGGCGGTCGCGCTCGCGCTCGGGGCGCTGGCCGTGGCCACCGGCGTCGGGACCGCCGTGGCCGCCCCGTCCGATCCCGCCCGGTGGCTCCTCGCGCTCGGCCTCGGGGTCGTCGCGGGCCAGGGCGCGGCGTACCTGCTCGTCCGGCGCTGCCGCCGCCGCTTCGGCGGCGTCACGGGGGACGTGTACGGCGCGTGCGTCGAGTCCGCCGTCACCGTGACGCTCGTCGTGAGCGCGCTGGCGCTCGGCTGA
- a CDS encoding thymidylate synthase, with product MQAYLDLVRHILDEGVEKPDRTGTGTLSVFGHQMRFDLTAGFPLVTTKKVHTRSVFAELLWFLRGDTNVRWLQERGVTIWDEWADEDGELGPVYGAQWRSWPTPDGGSIDQIAKIIEQIRTDPDSRRHVVSAWNVAQVDDMALMPCHTVFQFYVAPARDGGRPRLSCQLYQRSADVFLGVPFNIASYALLTHMVAHVLDLEVGDFVHTLGDAHLYLNHLDQARLQLTREPRPLPTLWLDPAVREIDGFDLEHVEVRGYDPHPVIKAPIAV from the coding sequence GTGCAGGCCTACCTCGACCTCGTCCGCCACATCCTCGACGAGGGAGTGGAGAAGCCCGACCGCACGGGCACCGGCACGCTCAGCGTGTTCGGCCACCAGATGCGCTTCGACCTGACCGCCGGCTTCCCCCTCGTCACGACGAAGAAGGTGCACACGCGCTCGGTCTTCGCCGAGCTGCTGTGGTTCCTGCGCGGCGACACCAACGTGCGCTGGTTGCAGGAGCGCGGCGTGACGATCTGGGACGAGTGGGCGGACGAGGACGGCGAGCTCGGCCCCGTCTACGGCGCGCAGTGGCGCTCCTGGCCCACGCCCGACGGCGGCTCCATCGACCAGATCGCCAAGATCATCGAGCAGATCCGCACCGACCCCGACTCGCGACGGCACGTCGTCAGCGCCTGGAACGTGGCGCAGGTCGACGACATGGCGCTGATGCCGTGCCACACGGTGTTCCAGTTCTACGTCGCGCCGGCGCGGGACGGCGGGCGGCCGCGGCTGTCGTGCCAGCTCTACCAGCGCTCGGCCGACGTCTTCCTCGGCGTGCCGTTCAACATCGCGTCCTACGCGCTGCTCACCCACATGGTCGCTCACGTGCTCGACCTCGAGGTCGGGGACTTCGTGCACACGCTCGGCGACGCGCACCTCTACCTCAACCACCTCGACCAGGCGCGCCTGCAGCTCACGCGGGAGCCGCGTCCGCTGCCGACGCTGTGGCTGGACCCGGCCGTGCGGGAGATCGACGGGTTCGACCTGGAGCACGTGGAGGTGCGGGGCTACGACCCGCACCCGGTCATCAAGGCGCCGATCGCCGTATGA